The following proteins come from a genomic window of Lytechinus pictus isolate F3 Inbred chromosome 1, Lp3.0, whole genome shotgun sequence:
- the LOC129261165 gene encoding sodium bicarbonate cotransporter 3-like isoform X2 — protein sequence MFGGADKDRKKGHQNGHASPVSNGPSSPMSPAAQILNFENEVGETPQQRVQFLLGGEGENQKETPPVYSEMEELFYDKEGRLLEWKETARWVKYEENVDHGAGRWSKPHVATLSLHSLFELRKFIRNGGVQLNMVAEDLEQIIDLALDHLVATNVLEEDQRIIAREALLTRHRHHKQKKKKEPENKAYNKGRRKSSMFPGMDRSMSDIGRSQSTGNNTVSMEQEAQMKEGEMRKNSSANALTKMPEGARTESRGSVGRVGTSDSLDQKEKEVKNEKAKFLRKIPAGAEASNVLVGEVDFVEKPMVAFIRLSEGKILSEITEVPIPTRFVFLLLGPPTKDKKKYREIGRCMATLMTDDVFHEVAYKARDREDLLAGVDEFLEQVTVLPPGTWDPNIRIEPPKQTLSSEMRRQSQHFIHPSDAIKEEDDDKFDLARTGRLFGGLIQDIKKKAPFYWSEYYHALNIQCLASFVFMYIACITPIITFGGLLGDATDDYIAAFESLIGAAICGVAYHLFSGQPLTIIGSTGPILIFETIMYQLCGSFGIDYISFRVWIGFWTCVICIILVATDASALVRYFTRFTEEAFSSLISFIFIVEAFENLFEISHEYPIKTNVKLGEYFDEHAMNVTECMCEYQNETIDPNHYNWTEVTEDDCKAINGTLTGDCETHHEPVPDVFLFSCALFFGTFVLSYALKNFRNSNFFPTKVRYIISDFGVFMAFLAMTGIDIWVGIPTPKLTVPDTFRPTRPDRGWVIPLFNNPWWTYFAAIVPALLCSILIFMDQQITAVIVNRRENKLKKGFGYHLDLLVIAILLFVMSVLGMPWFVAATVLSINHVDSLRVISETTIPGEPPKAVGCREQRVTGILVFALIGVSSLLTSVLKFIPMPVLFGVFLYMGISSLRGVQFVNRIMLYLIPAKHQPDYVYLRHVKLWRVHLFTLVQLTCLVLLWLIKTSKASIVFPLMVLAVVFVRKLMEFVFTQYELNVLDDVIPESQKRAKDDEEKILEEEREQKFCNHFKGFLRSHLKNIDSLHVINRAASKTIKDAEANPEEGIELPSGTSSFGVQADMDDTRF from the exons ATGTTTGGGGGTGCTGACAAGGACCGTAAGAAGGGCCACCAGAACGGGCATGCTAGCCCGGTCAGCAATGGACCCAGCTCGCCTATGAGCCCAGCTGCACAAATACTCAACTTCGAGAACG AGGTTGGAGAGACACCACAGCAGCGTGTACAGTTCTTGTTGGGTGGCGaaggagaaaatcagaaagaGACACCACCAGTCTACTCGGAAATGGAGGAATTGTTTTATGACAAAGAGGGTCGATTACTGGAATGGAAAGAAACGGCGAG ATGGGTGAAATACGAAGAGAATGTCGACCACGGCGCTGGTAGATGGAGCAAACCTCACGTTGCCACCCTGTCCCTTCACAGTCTCTTCGAACTCCGGAAGTTCATCAGAAATGGTGGAGTCCAACTCAACATGGTGGCTGAGGATCTCGAACAAATCATTG ATCTTGCACTCGACCATCTGGTAGCCACAAACGTGCTGGAGGAGGACCAGCGAATCATCGCCCGTGAGGCCCTCCTTACCCGCCATCGTCATCacaaacagaagaagaagaaggagccTGAAAACAAAGCCTACAATAAAGGACGAAGGAAAAGCAGCATGTTCCCCGGTATGGACCGCAGCATGTCCGATATTGGCCGCAGTCAGTCCACAGGAAACAACACAGTGAGCATGGAACAAG AAGCACAAATGAAGGAAGGAGAGATGAGGAAAAACTCGAGCGCAAATGCGTTGACGAAAATGCCCGAAGGTGCCCGAACAGAGAGCCGAGGGTCTGTCGGAAGGGTCGGCACATCGGACAGTCTAGACCAGAAGGAGAAAGAAGTTAAGAATGAGAAG GCGAAATTCCTTCGAAAGATCCCGGCCGGTGCCGAGGCCTCCAATGTACTCGTGGGCGAGGTCGACTTCGTTGAGAAGCCCATGGTCGCCTTCATCCGCCTTTCCGAGGGCAAAATCCTCTCCGAGATCACCGAGGTGCCCATCCCGACCCGCTTCGTCTTCCTCCTGCTGGGACCCCCTACAAAGGATAAGAAGAAATACCGTGAAATCGGCCGTTGCATGGCAACCCTTATGACAGACGAT gtCTTCCACGAAGTAGCTTACAAAGCAAGAGACAGGGAAGATCTATTAGCCGGTGTTGATGAGTTCTTAGAACAGGTCACTGTACTACCCCCAG GTACTTGGGATCCTAATATTCGTATCGAACCACCCAAGCAGACGCTATCATCTGAAATGAGGAGACAATCTCAGCACTTCATCCATCCCAGTGACGCAATCAAGGAAGAAGATGATGACAAATTTGATCTTGCCAGAACAGGAAG ATTATTCGGTGGTTTAATCCAAGACATCAAGAAGAAAGCACCGTTCTATTGGAGCGAATACTACCACGCCCTCAACATCCAATGCCTGGCATCCTTTGTTTTCATGTACATCGCCTgtatcacccccatcatcacatTCGGTGGTTTGCTTGGTGATGCCACGGATGACTACATT GCTGCTTTTGAGAGTTTGATTGGAGCTGCCATCTGTGGAGTTGCGTACCATCTCTTCTCTGGTCAACCTCTAACGATTATCGGTAGTACGGGGCCTATCCTCATCTTTGAGACCATCATGTACCAACTTTGTGG TTCGTTTGGAATTGATTATATCTCGTTCCGTGTTTGGATCGGATTTTGGACGTGTGTAATCTGCATCATCTTGGTGGCTACAGATGCCAGTGCCTTGGTTCGATACTTCACCAGGTTCACGGAAGAGGCTTTCTCGTCTCTCATCTCGTTTATCTTCATCGTAGAAGCCTTTGAGAACCTGTTCGAGATCAGCCACGAGTACCCGATCAAGAC TAACGTGAAGCTCGGAGAGTACTTCGACGAGCACGCTATGAACGTAACGGAATGCATGTGCGAGTACCAGAACGAGACCATCGACCCGAATCACTATAACTGGACAGAGGTGACCGAAGACGACTGCAAAGCCATCAACGGAACCCTGACCGGAGACTGTGAAACCCACCACGAGCCTGTCCCCGATGTCTTCTTGTTCTCCTGCGCGCTTTTCTTCGGCACCTTTGTCCTCTCCTATGCTCTCAAGAACTTCCGCAATAGCAACTTCTTCCCAACCAAG GTCCGTTACATCATCAGTGATTTCGGTGTGTTCATGGCTTTCTTGGCCATGACTGGAATCGATATCTGGGTGGGCATCCCAACTCCTAAGCTCACCGTACCAGACACATTCAGG CCTACTCGCCCAGACCGTGGATGGGTGATCCCACTCTTCAACAACCCCTGGTGGACTTACTTCGCCGCCATCGTCCCAGCCCTTCTCTGCTCCATCCTCATCTTCATGGACCAACAGATCACGGCCGTCATCGTCAACCGTCGCGAAAATAAACTCAAG AAAGGATTCGGCTACCATCTGGATCTCCTCGTCATCGCCATTCTCCTCTTCGTCATGTCTGTGCTCGGTATGCCGTGGTTCGTCGCCGCTACCGTTCTCTCTATCAACCACGTCGACAGCTTGCGTGTCATCTCGGAGACCACCATTCCCGGAGAGCCCCCCAAGGCCGTAGGCTGCAG GGAGCAACGTGTTACTGGTATCCTGGTGTTTGCTTTAATTGGTGTATCCAGTCTGCTAACTTCAGTTCTTAAG TTCATCCCCATGCCCGTTCTCTTTGGTGTTTTCTTGTACATGGGTATCTCATCACTGCGTGGAGTTCAG TTCGTGAACCGTATCATGTTGTACCTGATCCCGGCCAAACATCAACCCGACTATGTCTACCTTCGCCACGTAAAGCTATGGAGGGTTCATCTGTTCACCCTGGTCCAGCTGACGTGTCTTGTTCTGCTCTGGCTCATCAAGACATCAAAGGCATCAATCGTCTTCCCTCTCATG GTGTTGGCCGTTGTCTTCGTCCGTAAACTCATGGAATTCGTGTTCACTCAGTACGAGTTGAACGTACTGGATGACGTCATACCTGAAAGTCAAAAGCGCGCCAAGGACGACGAGGAAAAGATTTTGGAGGAGGAACGCGAGCAG aaattcTGTAATCATTTTAAAGGTTTTCTAAGAAGCCACTTGAAGAATATCGACAGTTTGCATGTCATAAA CCGTGCCGCGTCTAAAACAATCAAGGACGCAGAAGCAAACCCAGAAGAAGGAATCGAACTCCCAAGCGGTACCTCAAGTTTCGGCGTTCAGGCCGATATGGACGATACgcgtttttaa
- the LOC129261165 gene encoding sodium bicarbonate cotransporter 3-like isoform X1: protein MFGGADKDRKKGHQNGHASPVSNGPSSPMSPAAQILNFENEVGETPQQRVQFLLGGEGENQKETPPVYSEMEELFYDKEGRLLEWKETARWVKYEENVDHGAGRWSKPHVATLSLHSLFELRKFIRNGGVQLNMVAEDLEQIIDLALDHLVATNVLEEDQRIIAREALLTRHRHHKQKKKKEPENKAYNKGRRKSSMFPGMDRSMSDIGRSQSTGNNTVSMEQEAQMKEGEMRKNSSANALTKMPEGARTESRGSVGRVGTSDSLDQKEKEVKNEKAKFLRKIPAGAEASNVLVGEVDFVEKPMVAFIRLSEGKILSEITEVPIPTRFVFLLLGPPTKDKKKYREIGRCMATLMTDDVFHEVAYKARDREDLLAGVDEFLEQVTVLPPGTWDPNIRIEPPKQTLSSEMRRQSQHFIHPSDAIKEEDDDKFDLARTGRLFGGLIQDIKKKAPFYWSEYYHALNIQCLASFVFMYIACITPIITFGGLLGDATDDYIAAFESLIGAAICGVAYHLFSGQPLTIIGSTGPILIFETIMYQLCGSFGIDYISFRVWIGFWTCVICIILVATDASALVRYFTRFTEEAFSSLISFIFIVEAFENLFEISHEYPIKTNVKLGEYFDEHAMNVTECMCEYQNETIDPNHYNWTEVTEDDCKAINGTLTGDCETHHEPVPDVFLFSCALFFGTFVLSYALKNFRNSNFFPTKVRYIISDFGVFMAFLAMTGIDIWVGIPTPKLTVPDTFRPTRPDRGWVIPLFNNPWWTYFAAIVPALLCSILIFMDQQITAVIVNRRENKLKKGFGYHLDLLVIAILLFVMSVLGMPWFVAATVLSINHVDSLRVISETTIPGEPPKAVGCREQRVTGILVFALIGVSSLLTSVLKFIPMPVLFGVFLYMGISSLRGVQFVNRIMLYLIPAKHQPDYVYLRHVKLWRVHLFTLVQLTCLVLLWLIKTSKASIVFPLMVLAVVFVRKLMEFVFTQYELNVLDDVIPESQKRAKDDEEKILEEEREQVTRARTGTLTIALESGQTLTVPAEKVTYTPRDSEMNSEIENAKALSKLSGSPLPTVRNRRAASKTIKDAEANPEEGIELPSGTSSFGVQADMDDTRF, encoded by the exons ATGTTTGGGGGTGCTGACAAGGACCGTAAGAAGGGCCACCAGAACGGGCATGCTAGCCCGGTCAGCAATGGACCCAGCTCGCCTATGAGCCCAGCTGCACAAATACTCAACTTCGAGAACG AGGTTGGAGAGACACCACAGCAGCGTGTACAGTTCTTGTTGGGTGGCGaaggagaaaatcagaaagaGACACCACCAGTCTACTCGGAAATGGAGGAATTGTTTTATGACAAAGAGGGTCGATTACTGGAATGGAAAGAAACGGCGAG ATGGGTGAAATACGAAGAGAATGTCGACCACGGCGCTGGTAGATGGAGCAAACCTCACGTTGCCACCCTGTCCCTTCACAGTCTCTTCGAACTCCGGAAGTTCATCAGAAATGGTGGAGTCCAACTCAACATGGTGGCTGAGGATCTCGAACAAATCATTG ATCTTGCACTCGACCATCTGGTAGCCACAAACGTGCTGGAGGAGGACCAGCGAATCATCGCCCGTGAGGCCCTCCTTACCCGCCATCGTCATCacaaacagaagaagaagaaggagccTGAAAACAAAGCCTACAATAAAGGACGAAGGAAAAGCAGCATGTTCCCCGGTATGGACCGCAGCATGTCCGATATTGGCCGCAGTCAGTCCACAGGAAACAACACAGTGAGCATGGAACAAG AAGCACAAATGAAGGAAGGAGAGATGAGGAAAAACTCGAGCGCAAATGCGTTGACGAAAATGCCCGAAGGTGCCCGAACAGAGAGCCGAGGGTCTGTCGGAAGGGTCGGCACATCGGACAGTCTAGACCAGAAGGAGAAAGAAGTTAAGAATGAGAAG GCGAAATTCCTTCGAAAGATCCCGGCCGGTGCCGAGGCCTCCAATGTACTCGTGGGCGAGGTCGACTTCGTTGAGAAGCCCATGGTCGCCTTCATCCGCCTTTCCGAGGGCAAAATCCTCTCCGAGATCACCGAGGTGCCCATCCCGACCCGCTTCGTCTTCCTCCTGCTGGGACCCCCTACAAAGGATAAGAAGAAATACCGTGAAATCGGCCGTTGCATGGCAACCCTTATGACAGACGAT gtCTTCCACGAAGTAGCTTACAAAGCAAGAGACAGGGAAGATCTATTAGCCGGTGTTGATGAGTTCTTAGAACAGGTCACTGTACTACCCCCAG GTACTTGGGATCCTAATATTCGTATCGAACCACCCAAGCAGACGCTATCATCTGAAATGAGGAGACAATCTCAGCACTTCATCCATCCCAGTGACGCAATCAAGGAAGAAGATGATGACAAATTTGATCTTGCCAGAACAGGAAG ATTATTCGGTGGTTTAATCCAAGACATCAAGAAGAAAGCACCGTTCTATTGGAGCGAATACTACCACGCCCTCAACATCCAATGCCTGGCATCCTTTGTTTTCATGTACATCGCCTgtatcacccccatcatcacatTCGGTGGTTTGCTTGGTGATGCCACGGATGACTACATT GCTGCTTTTGAGAGTTTGATTGGAGCTGCCATCTGTGGAGTTGCGTACCATCTCTTCTCTGGTCAACCTCTAACGATTATCGGTAGTACGGGGCCTATCCTCATCTTTGAGACCATCATGTACCAACTTTGTGG TTCGTTTGGAATTGATTATATCTCGTTCCGTGTTTGGATCGGATTTTGGACGTGTGTAATCTGCATCATCTTGGTGGCTACAGATGCCAGTGCCTTGGTTCGATACTTCACCAGGTTCACGGAAGAGGCTTTCTCGTCTCTCATCTCGTTTATCTTCATCGTAGAAGCCTTTGAGAACCTGTTCGAGATCAGCCACGAGTACCCGATCAAGAC TAACGTGAAGCTCGGAGAGTACTTCGACGAGCACGCTATGAACGTAACGGAATGCATGTGCGAGTACCAGAACGAGACCATCGACCCGAATCACTATAACTGGACAGAGGTGACCGAAGACGACTGCAAAGCCATCAACGGAACCCTGACCGGAGACTGTGAAACCCACCACGAGCCTGTCCCCGATGTCTTCTTGTTCTCCTGCGCGCTTTTCTTCGGCACCTTTGTCCTCTCCTATGCTCTCAAGAACTTCCGCAATAGCAACTTCTTCCCAACCAAG GTCCGTTACATCATCAGTGATTTCGGTGTGTTCATGGCTTTCTTGGCCATGACTGGAATCGATATCTGGGTGGGCATCCCAACTCCTAAGCTCACCGTACCAGACACATTCAGG CCTACTCGCCCAGACCGTGGATGGGTGATCCCACTCTTCAACAACCCCTGGTGGACTTACTTCGCCGCCATCGTCCCAGCCCTTCTCTGCTCCATCCTCATCTTCATGGACCAACAGATCACGGCCGTCATCGTCAACCGTCGCGAAAATAAACTCAAG AAAGGATTCGGCTACCATCTGGATCTCCTCGTCATCGCCATTCTCCTCTTCGTCATGTCTGTGCTCGGTATGCCGTGGTTCGTCGCCGCTACCGTTCTCTCTATCAACCACGTCGACAGCTTGCGTGTCATCTCGGAGACCACCATTCCCGGAGAGCCCCCCAAGGCCGTAGGCTGCAG GGAGCAACGTGTTACTGGTATCCTGGTGTTTGCTTTAATTGGTGTATCCAGTCTGCTAACTTCAGTTCTTAAG TTCATCCCCATGCCCGTTCTCTTTGGTGTTTTCTTGTACATGGGTATCTCATCACTGCGTGGAGTTCAG TTCGTGAACCGTATCATGTTGTACCTGATCCCGGCCAAACATCAACCCGACTATGTCTACCTTCGCCACGTAAAGCTATGGAGGGTTCATCTGTTCACCCTGGTCCAGCTGACGTGTCTTGTTCTGCTCTGGCTCATCAAGACATCAAAGGCATCAATCGTCTTCCCTCTCATG GTGTTGGCCGTTGTCTTCGTCCGTAAACTCATGGAATTCGTGTTCACTCAGTACGAGTTGAACGTACTGGATGACGTCATACCTGAAAGTCAAAAGCGCGCCAAGGACGACGAGGAAAAGATTTTGGAGGAGGAACGCGAGCAG GTGACCCGTGCTCGCACAGGTACACTCACCATCGCACTGGAGAGCGGTCAGACCTTGACCGTGCCCGCTGAGAAGGTGACGTACACCCCACGTGACTCGGAAATGAACTCTGAAATCGAGAACGCCAAGGCGCTCAGCAAGCTCAGCGGATCGCCCCTCCCCACTGTCCGCAACCG CCGTGCCGCGTCTAAAACAATCAAGGACGCAGAAGCAAACCCAGAAGAAGGAATCGAACTCCCAAGCGGTACCTCAAGTTTCGGCGTTCAGGCCGATATGGACGATACgcgtttttaa
- the LOC129266004 gene encoding ADP-ribosyl cyclase/cyclic ADP-ribose hydrolase 1-like: protein MDIFTILFYLSSALVATVAYSNKGPGTTQNITEVLTGRCEEYRKCLLGEPCLPYYRRVNCARVVDLFLGGVLNVDPCGTPPDAFDAFLDMVPPTTAHGTTMFWSGVAGANIPQDIAQVTTAFTVLEETFPGYMAGNLSWCGATDGEESGPGLNFTVCPTWRNETCPNNTKAAFWDKASKMLANQAAGDVYVTLNAQREGGAFNNGSVFARIESPNLNPDAVTNVAIYLIPDFTLQIPNKMYRETCTNGSVLYLRNRLMNMNFNVTCEEDPTEVMWLQCARFPDSPYCDRYNGVGKTVATLSFAVILLQFASVISLSDWTLRS from the exons ATGGACATCTTCACCATCTTGTTCTATCTGTCATCAGCGTTGGTAGCAACTGTTGCATATAGCAACAAAGGACCCGGTACCACCCAGAACATCACGGAAGTATTGACCGGGAGATGCGAGGAATACCGGAAATGCCTCTTGGGAGAGCCTTGTCTTCCATATTA TCGTCGTGTAAATTGTGCTAGAGTAGTGGACTTGTTCTTAGGAGGCGTTCTCAATGTAGATCCTTGTGGGACCCCACCTGACGCGTTCGATGCCTTCCTCGACATGGTTCCTCCAACTACTGCACATGGAACG ACGATGTTTTGGTCAGGTGTGGCCGGTGCGAACATCCCACAGGACATCGCTCAGGTGACCACAGCCTTCACCGTCCTTGAGGAAACCTTCCCCGGCTACATGGCTGGTAACCTGTCCTGGTGTGGTGCTACGGATGGAGAAGAGTCTGGACCCGGTCTCAACTTCACCGTCTGCCCGACATGGCGGAATGAGACGTGTCCGAACAACACCAAGGCGGCTTTCTGGGACAAGGCATCAAAGATG TTAGCAAACCAGGCCGCTGGTGATGTTTATGTAACTCTCAATGCGCAAAGGGAAGGCGGTGCTTTCAACAACGGCAG tGTATTTGCCAGGATAGAATCACCCAATCTAAACCCGGACGCTGTCACGAATGTCGCCATCTATCTAATTCCAGATTTCACTCTTCAGATTCCAAATAAAAT GTATCGAGAAACCTGTACAAACGGAAGCGTATTGTACTTAAGAAATCGCTTGatgaatatgaatttcaatgttACTTGTGAGGAGGATCCTAC TGAGGTGATGTGGCTCCAATGTGCTCGTTTTCCCGATAGCCCTTACTGCGACCGATACAACGGGGTAGGCAAAACAGTGGCAACCCTATCATTTGCGGTGATACTGCTTCAATTCGCGTCCGTTATATCACTCAGCGACTGGACTCTAAGATCATAG